The genomic region ATAACCATAAAGCTAAAGGAGCGGTTAGGGCCTCTGCCCTGCCCTCGTTACTGGTGGGATTGTTTTTTTATTGCTTTCCACATGTGCTTCCGGCATATCTTAGCAGGCAAATTCCGTTAGTATTTATTGGATCTTCTTTTGTAGGAATGGTATCTATCAACATTATTTCCAAATGGATCTATGTGGCGATTTCAGGATTGATTTTTAGCCTTATTTACTTAAATACAGGTGAATTCTTTAAGGGTTTTGGCGGTGCTTTGGGAACTACCGCATGTATCGCAGTATTAGTGGCCATTGGTCTTGCCAAATTAATTGAACACGGTGGTGTTAAAAAGAAAAATAATTTGGAATCAACTAGGCCGGGGCAAGACTCTGATATACTAAATAAAAAATTGAGCTTATTTAAAAGCAAAGCAAAGAGCATTGCATTTGGATTATCCGCTAAACCCAAAAAAATCTTAAGCTACCTGTGGCCCATCACCAAAAAAGTAGATTCGGATTTCAGTGGAAAACTGGAAATTACATGGATAGACGGCAAAAAAGTATTAGATACCAAAAACGCAAACTATTCGTACGGCACGCTTCAACATGTACTGGAAAACGGACTGAAGCGTATTGATTTTTCCCAAATCGATTCTGTTTTAATTTTAGGTCTTGGCGGCGGGAGCGTTGTAAAATCACTTCAGGAAAAATTTAATTTCTACGGCAGCATACAAGCGGTAGAAATCGATCAAAAGATCATTGATATAGCCAAAACCGAATTTGATCTTTCAGCTATAAAAAATTTAAAAATCCATCAGGAAGATGCTTTCCATTTCGTTGAACATAGTAAGCAACAGTACGATCTTATCATTATAGATTTATTTATTGATACAGAAATACCTAGTATTTTTCTTTCTGAAAAATTTTGTTTACAGCTCAGCAACATTTGCCAAAATAGCCTCTTATTTAATTTAGGTTTTCGTAGCGATGCCGCGGATAGAACAAAAAAAGTTACTGACTTTTTTGAAAACAACCCGAATTTCGAAGTCTTCAATCTTCAAAAAGTAGAAGGCATTAATCGTTTATTGATCGCTTTTCAACGCACAGTCAAGCCTTTTAAATACTAAGGTTTCCTGTAACATTTTCGGTTAAATTGCTACTTATCATTAAAAAGAAGCTCTTTTTTCTAAAAATTTTAATCTATGCCATTTCCAAAAGAGGAAGAATTTCAAAAACAACAATTATTACTCTCGAAATTATATAAATTACAGTCCCAATATAGAGAAGCTAATTCACGATTAAAAAGTAAAGAAGAGCGTAGTGTCCAATTAAAACAAGTATTGGAAAAAGAATATCACGATGTAGAACAACTCGATAAGCTCAACCTTACTGCTCTTTTTTATAGCATTTTAGCGAATAAAGACAAGAAACAGGAAAAAGAACGGCAGGAATACCTAAAAGCAAAACTACAGTACGAAGAAGCGATCAAAGAAATTAAATTGATTAAAAGGACTGTTGAACAACTTCGCATTCAAATTAACCTGCTAAAAAATTCCGAAGAAAAATACCAGCTCTTACTCCGGGAAAAAGAAGAATTTCTGCTTTCATTGGAAGATGAGAGTTCCAAAAACTTACAAGATGTAATCGATGATATTAACGCTGCAGCCTTACACATCCAGGAAATTGAAGAAGTCTTGCAAGAAGCCGAGCCTGCACTGCATTATTTAAATGAAACCTTTAATCAACTACAATCGGCGGAAAGCTGGGGAACTTTTGATATGATTGGTGGCGGTTTACTCGTGACCTCTATAAAACATGGGAAGATCGATGAGGCGAGATTAGGTATTTCTAAAGCGCAATTTTATCTTGATAACCTTTCCCGCGAATTACGGGATGTTGTCCTACCCACGCAACTTAATGAAAGTATTGATATTGGTGATTTCAACAGCTTTGGTGATTATATTTTTGACGGACTTATTTTCGATTTTATCGTTCAGGAAAAAATTTCAAAATCCAGATCCCATGTTCAAAGCGTTTATCTACAGGTTTCAACAATCGAACATATGCTAAAAAACCAGTTACAGGAGTTACAAAATGCCATTAAAGCCAAGATGCAACAAAAATTGCAGTTGCTTAAAAATTAGATTAAATTTATAGTATAACATTAGTTTTTATGATACCTATAGAACCCATTTCCATATCACCGGATAAAAAAAAACAAAATAACCTAATTATCATAGGATTGTTTTTTGTTATTACTTCGATTCTTATTTTTATCAATGCCGATCTTTATGCAAAAGCGGCAAATTCTTTAGTTCCCACGTTTGTTCGCGCTGCGACTATTTTTAGCTTGCTATTTTTCGGTGGAATTACCGGCTATTTATTTTCTCTGCGGAATAGAAAACAAGCCGCACTTACTATAAATCGTAAAGGAATTGTGGATCACACCAATGCAAGCAGTGTTGGATTGATAATGTGGGATGATATTACCGCTATTGAATCCAAAACCGTACTTTCTAGTAAGTCTTTATTGATTTATGTAAAACGACCAGAGAAATATCTGGAAAATACCAGGATCTGGAAAAAGATCATTTTAAAACTGAATGACCGTATTTGCAAAACCCCTTTTAGTATTAGCCTAAACCATCTTGAGTTTGATGCTGGAACTACTACCGCTTTAGTAAAAGAAAATTACCGAAAATTTAAGTATATCAAATAATTGATTTATTTTTCCAGAATATTACTATTTCTCTCTAATGGAATTAAAAAGCATACATCCCAGGTCTGATATTGGGCAAAATAA from Zunongwangia profunda SM-A87 harbors:
- a CDS encoding spermidine synthase translates to MEASILTFTGIMGALLTWFINNHKAKGAVRASALPSLLVGLFFYCFPHVLPAYLSRQIPLVFIGSSFVGMVSINIISKWIYVAISGLIFSLIYLNTGEFFKGFGGALGTTACIAVLVAIGLAKLIEHGGVKKKNNLESTRPGQDSDILNKKLSLFKSKAKSIAFGLSAKPKKILSYLWPITKKVDSDFSGKLEITWIDGKKVLDTKNANYSYGTLQHVLENGLKRIDFSQIDSVLILGLGGGSVVKSLQEKFNFYGSIQAVEIDQKIIDIAKTEFDLSAIKNLKIHQEDAFHFVEHSKQQYDLIIIDLFIDTEIPSIFLSEKFCLQLSNICQNSLLFNLGFRSDAADRTKKVTDFFENNPNFEVFNLQKVEGINRLLIAFQRTVKPFKY
- a CDS encoding STM3941 family protein encodes the protein MIPIEPISISPDKKKQNNLIIIGLFFVITSILIFINADLYAKAANSLVPTFVRAATIFSLLFFGGITGYLFSLRNRKQAALTINRKGIVDHTNASSVGLIMWDDITAIESKTVLSSKSLLIYVKRPEKYLENTRIWKKIILKLNDRICKTPFSISLNHLEFDAGTTTALVKENYRKFKYIK